DNA from Scheffersomyces stipitis CBS 6054 chromosome 1, whole genome shotgun sequence:
CTTCTGCAAATATGAACAAGCCAGCAAGTAAGTAATTGTACGAAGAAGGTAAGTCATTGaccttgaacaagaacttcaagaaaccTGATGAATAGAGACTTGAATCTTGACCATAAATAAAGTAGGCAAGATTGAACCCTGACAAGATCCAGTAGTGGGacgagttcttgaaaatgttgaaaaCGGGCATAGTGTCATTCGAAAACTTGTGAACAAAAACAGTTTCGTATTCTCTCTTCAAAAAGTGCAACACGACAAAGAGGTAAGCAAACTGTTGAGTCTGGGTATGGTGAATGACAGAGCCGCTTCCGTACAATCCCGAAACGTAGTAGAACAAAGGATGGATCAAGAGGGGACCGAAGTACTCGATCATGAAGACAGTTCGCCACGAGATCTGTGGCCCCAAGTCTTTGACGAAGAGTTCGATTTTTTTCGTGGCAATTCCGTTGTCAAGGAACGACTTACTGTAATCCAATGGCTGTTGTTTCTTGGTCTTGTCATCGTACTTGGTTACTCTGAGTCTGGCAGCCGAGGTTCTgttcttttcagcaatctGTCCCACAAGGGCTTTGACGGGTGTGTCGAGGGTCAAGTCGGAGATGGTGACCGACCGCAACGACTTGGAACGGGATTTGACTTCAATAGAGACCATTGGTGCAATTGGGAATTTGTGGAGAAAGAAAgcagaaatgaaaaattattaaAAGGGTTTGTAGTGAAAAAGCGCGCCTACACCGAGGATCATTTCCTGATTGGGACAACAGGGAGACCGAGAAGAGAGGTTATAAAGGGGTATAAATGGGATATTTGCGTGTAAGATTATAACAAGTAGGCCGAATTATACAGTAGAATACGAAATATAGAATAAAAGTTGACATGGATAtgaaataattgaaatCATTTCTCAATTCGAACTGAACTTTTGGAGTTGCATTGCGAATTGAATATAGCCATaaaatttcgcagctacAGAAGTACAAGAATACATCATTTACAATAACAAATAGTCTATGTGTAAAATGCTCAATGTATGTATATTGTATAAGATATCAAGAGTATAAAACTATACAAAAAAGTATTCAAAAAGACACCACTTACGGCTGTGATATCTCAATTTCCAGCTTATTGAGCTCAAATTCTATGCGGAAcactttttgcaatcgtttTCTCACACCCAAGCTTCAAAAAAGATGAATGAAATAACACTTACTATAACTACCTATTTACTACTATAGCAATAGTAATTTGTACTTCCTCCACACATAGCCATAAACACCTACTATCTATGGACAGCGCTACCACACAGCACCATTCCAGAAGATTCCAAGTCGTGCGAAAACCATCTCACCCATTTTTCACCTTCCACAGTTTCGAAATCTGATCAAGTTGACCTTGTCACTTTTTTCTCAAAGTTGATCTACAACTGGATATACTATTTATATACAAATAACGTAAACATGTCGGACTGGGATTCTGTTACTGTGATTGGACAAAAGGCTAGAGTCGGCGGCGGCGGTCCACGTGAAACCGTGGCCAGAACCTCGGCTCAGTTGAACGCCGCCAGAAGAACTGGTGCCGTTGTTGGaactgaaaagaagtatGGTTCCACCAACACTAGATCCAACCCAGAAGGTCAAAGATTGACCAAGTTGGATGCCACTGATGATGTGGTTGCTGTCAAGAAGCTCGACTCTTCTGTCGGAAAAGCTATTCAACAAGCcagacaagaaaagaagtttaCGCAAAAGGACTTGGCCACCAAGGTCAACGAGAAGCCTAACGTCATCAACGACTATGAAGCCGGAAGAGCTATTCCAAACCAACAGCTTTTGGGCAAGTTGGAGAGAGCTTTGGGTGTCAAGTTGAGAGGCAAGAATATCGGAGAACCATTGTTCgccaagaagaagtaagATAAGGATTGCTTTGACAATTCATATTCACACGAAAGGGCAGAAGTAATTTTGGTAGTTTGGTTTTTACGTCAGATTTGCAATTTTATAAAAACATTTTCAACCATCTCAAAGATAGTTGAGAATGCTTAGCTGCTCATGATAATGACGGGTTTACAGACTTATTAGGTATTTCATTTACGTAACGTTATTTTTTGCTTTTTTTTGGTTTTTCTCTACTGCCATGGTGGTTATGTTGCATTTCTTTATAGTTGTATATATCGTATAAATGGCTCTGTGAATCTTAGGCGTAGAGGGGTAGAGTAATGTAGATTTGAGTCATAAAAGTTGTGTCAGCAGAGTGGTTTGCTTTTGAATGGAATAAACGGAGCATATCCATACATAGTACGTGGTGATCGAATTGGCGTAGTCATAGAATTTTGAATTGTAGTCATAATTAGTTCgtcattgaaaaattatatCTTCTAGTTGCAACTTATAGATTTGGGAAAATATTCCGGCACATCCatagtttcttctactactgTCCTGTCAActcaattttcaaatcttgTTCATGGTGGTTCCTCACTATGGATCTTGAGCGGAAGCTTCTACCCTCCTGCCCTCTTTATTTATGAGCTTCATCTATAAATATTTCATTCTACGAATATGGTTCATACAATTAGGACTATTACATTTGACCTTGCCCACGCCTTCAAGAAAATGTACGATAAGAAATAAACTCGATGACTAATTCTAGTAAAACGATTATAGTCCTACATTTAAActtgattgcaaaaactTTATTTCGGATTATGGAGTTCACAAAATCTCTTTCAGAACTATATAAATACCCGAACAaatgttgttgaattgaGTTATTCTGATTTTGTTTCATCACTACAATCCAAACATACTAACCATATATTAATTATGCTGTTACTTTCCAAAGTTATGAACTTAAAGCCtttgtcttccaaagacaagaaggaaaacgTCAATGTTGAAATAAATTCTGTTGCATCCACTGCCATAACCATCAAAACCGAACCCGAAACAACCGTGAATAAAACTCATACGAAGTCAAAGAGCCCCAGTACTACAAGCTCAATGACTAGCTACCTTTCTATTCGCTCTTGAATTTCTGGGCAAGAGTCTACGACATCTTAATGACAACTATGCGCAAGGCTGACCAGCTATACTATTAATGCTCTCTGGTTACGATTCTTATAGATATATTTCGTATTTAGTACCTTTAATACTTATGAGCTCTTGAACTTCTATTCGTAGACACCAGACGAGTATCTGTACTGTTATACTTACTTAATTGCAAATTTGCTGATAATTCGAAGTTCAAAAAATGTCAGACACTTACATCTGCATGCCAGCAGTTTTACCAGGAAGACACATTGAAAgcaatttttttgcaacttttTCTAATCTTCAGTGAGTCATTTCCACACCATACTGGTGCCAGATACGTATGTATACGATGCCAGAAACTCAACTCGAATCAGATTGTTACTATAGTGATCTGAATCAATTGTATTACTTGGTTACTAAATATAACTAATAGTGCTTGGGAAAACTAGTTCTATCAATATGCACTGTATAACTCAGATCTAGCCAGTTCTTAAACCATTAAAGTCATCAGATCTGATGTATTTATTTAATAATCTATGTGGGAATGGTACAGCTATTCAATTCTAATTATTTACGTCCTAGGAATAGAACTCCCCGAAGTGAGGAGGCTCCAGCCACAATGTAACCTTTAACCAATGCGTCAAAATCGTTCCAGAGGACCCTTTTATTCCAAGCTTTTTGATAGGAAAATCGAGAAGCTTTGGAACACTGCAATAGATACAAGAATCTTCTCATTATAGATTAGGTGAAGCCTCTACTACCATTGAAGAATGGTGCTCGTAACGCTTTCAATTGTGCAAAAAGAAATACACTGGCATTGGCCAAggatttcaagaagagatatTAATATGCAGATGATATTCACACAAGCAAATTCATAATTGTTTGGTCCACCTGAACTTTTAAGAGAGCTAAAAAGAAATACGAAGCCTCAGGGACGTCGATCATTTTGTTACAGAAAAGTGACATCATGCGGGGCAAACTGTAGTCACAGCGATTCCATAAAAGTAATAGCCTCATGTAGATCTATTTAGTGCTCAATGAAGCTATTCTGCTAGCAACGGTGGTTCCCGAAAAAAAGGAATGTGGGGGACATCCCGACGAGAGATGAAAAAGCCTTACAGCTGGGGAAAAATTTCATGCATGGAAAATACCTCTAATTCATAGCAGCACAAGTCGTAAGTCTAATTAGTATTCGAGACCGAACGATTTAAGAATGCAAAAGTTAGGCTAAGAGAAGCGTGTTGGTTCTCCGCAAAATCTAAAATTTCAGGAAGGTAGACAATAGCGAGATTAATCCCGACAGGAACAAAACTTGTAAATCGAAATCATGATGGTGGAATGTAGGTCTAATTTTTCTAGGAAAAGACGATAATGTCCTGCTACTACCGAGAGGTAAAAATGCTCGCTTACATCGACTAGTGCTTCATCTAAGCCCTATGCAATTTTTAACTATCTCTAATCTTTATGGACGAATCCTCTTGCGCTTATCAGTTTAATTAAAGCAAAAAAGTCCTGTAAAATTATGACCTAGTGAAGAGATCTCAATTACATAGCGTGTAACTACCTAATTTGGCTTGGTGAGTTTATATCACCAGTTTTCTCGCTTGAATTGCACAAATTAGTGCCTGTATGCTCGCTAGGCATTTCCCAGAAATTCATGTAGGTACTGCCGATGACCAATGAGTTGGACACACCGCGCTTGACCTTATCAGGTAAGTTGGTCCATTTCCAACGGCGAGGGAGAAGTGGTATTAGAAGCGACAGTGTCCTAAAGTTAAAATAAAAAAGAGTTGGTATTGAGTCTATGGATTGCGGAGAGTGTTTGAAAGGTAACCAGACCCATTAATTGATGTTTCTAACTTTATATCTTTCTTTCGAAAGCCGGACTTTCTGACTTCGATTCCTGACCACTTAGAAAATGTCTTTTGACTATCGCCCATACTCAACTAGTAGTGCAAGGGGTCAAGCAGTAGATAGAAAAGACAAAACAGAAATTTGCAAACGACCTGCATATTACGTTAGCTAATAATGCATCAATAGAGATATTTTTTTCATCCTACACGGCGTTGGGACATAATTGCCTCTTGACCAGTACCGAGAAAAAGGTGAACCAAAATGCCCGAAAAGTGTTCCTAGAGTGACTAACTTCGTAGATTCCCTTACAATATGTATTGTTGCTACATAATATTACGAAGTTTCCCCACTATCAAAAAAGGGGATCGACGTGTGATACCTAGATAACCAAAAATCCCAGCGGCTCGCTGACAATATTGATTATTTTTTCTGCTTGGCCAGATATTTTCAAACTCCGGAATTTATTTGCTATCtttgaactttttttttctccCCCACTATAGATAGCAATAGTGCGTGCAGATTCATACTCTCCGAAGACAATTGTATAAATATGGTCCAGTGCCACTGTCTTTGGGAACTCGGTTGAACTCGTGTATCGGATATCATCAACCAGTTGgttttatttatttaaATTTTTGCTGGCAAAAATGATGGAAAAGTCTGACTTGGCTAATGTGAAGTCTTCTAGCTCTCATGTTCATATTCACAGAGCAGATACTTCCTTGCTTGACCTCTCAATTTCCAACTCAAGAGTGGTCGTAGAGGACGGAGGAAGAATCTTGACCCCAAGACACTCCAACCCCGACTCGTTTGAGACTTTTCAACTGAACCAGTTGGAAAGAGGCTTGAAAGCTCGTCatgtttctcttctttctttgggTGGTGCTATCGGAACTGGTCTTTTTGTGGGGTCCGGTTCCGCTCTCTCCACTTGTGGTCCTGCTAGTTTGGTGTTGAGTTATGCTATCATGTCGTCGGTAGTGTACTTTGTCA
Protein-coding regions in this window:
- a CDS encoding predicted protein, which gives rise to MSDWDSVTVIGQKARVGGGGPRETVARTSAQLNAARRTGAVVGTEKKYGSTNTRSNPEGQRLTKLDATDDVVAVKKLDSSVGKAIQQARQEKKFTQKDLATKVNEKPNVINDYEAGRAIPNQQLLGKLERALGVKLRGKNIGEPLFAKKK
- the TSC13 gene encoding 3-oxo-5a-steroid 4- dehydrogenase, with protein sequence MVSIEVKSRSKSLRSVTISDLTLDTPVKALVGQIAEKNRTSAARLRVTKYDDKTKKQQPLDYSKSFLDNGIATKKIELFVKDLGPQISWRTVFMIEYFGPLLIHPLFYYVSGLYGSGSVIHHTQTQQFAYLFVVLHFLKREYETVFVHKFSNDTMPVFNIFKNSSHYWILSGFNLAYFIYGQDSSLYSSGFLKFLFKVNDLPSSYNYLLAGLFIFAEVSNGITHSILANVRKEDTKKYVIPYGYGFDLVACPNYFFESVSWFAYALLVGNWSSWVFLFVATGQMWLWAVKKHKRYLKTFGDEYKKLNRKIYVPYVI